The window TCGACAACGTGCTGGCGGTGGCGGCCGCGGCCCACGGCGACCTGCTGCTGGTGGCCTTCGGCATCGCGCTGTCGCTGCCGATCGTGGTCTGGGGCAGCGGCTTCCTCGCGCGGCTCATGACGCATCAGCCCTGGATCATCTGGATCGGGGGCGGGGTGCTGGGCTACGTGGCGGGAGAGATGATCACCGACGACCCGCTCGTCCGGAGGTGGCTCGGCGACCACGCCGACCTCATCGACGATCCGCTCTCGGTGGCGCTGGCGATCGGCCTGAGCCTGCTGGGCTGGTGGCTGGCCCGCAGCACGTCGGGCCGTCCGGCCGCGCGAGAGGGGGCGTAGGGCGGTGAGCGACCCCGTTCGCGGCGGCGCGGTCGGCGGGCCGGCCCAGGCGCGCATGGACCTGGAGCCGGTCAAGTCCACCCGGATCTACGAGGAGATCGTCCGGCAGGTCAAGCAGCTCATCGGCGAAGGACGTCTCAAGTCGGGCGATCGGCTGCCCCCCGAGCGCGATCTGGCCGAGAAGTTCATGGTGAGCCGGACCTCCGTGCGCGAGGCCCTGCGCGCCCTGCAGAGCCGGGGGCTCATCGAGATCCGGGCCGGCGAGGGCGCGTTCGTGCGCGACGTCTCGGTCGAGACGCTGATCGAGCCCCTCGCGCTGGTCATCCTGCCCCACCGCGAGGCGGTGGGGGAGCTGTTCGAGGCCCGACGCCTGCTCGAGCCCGCTATCGCGGCCCTCGCCGCCCGCCGGGCGACCCGCGAGGAGATCTCCGAGATGGAGCGGATCCTCGAGGATCAGGCCAAGGAGGTGGCGGGCGGCCGGACCGGCATGCTGCAGGACACCGCGCTCCACGCGGCCATCGCCAACAGCGCCCACAACCGCGCCATCACCCGGATCGTCAACGCGCTGATGGATCTGCTCACCCAGAGCCGGGAGGAGTCACTGCACACGCCGGGCCGCCCGACGCGGTCGCACGAAGACCATCGGCGCATCCTGGCCGCCGTGCAGCAGCGGGACGAGGTGGCGGCCCACCGGGCGATGCTGGATCATCTGATCGCGGTCGAGACGCTGGTGACCGGGGCCAAGAGCGACGACCGCGACGCCGGGGCGGGGCGGAGACGGAAGGCGCGATCCTGACGCAGCGCTGAGAAATCCCGTGCGGTGGCCGTTCGTAAGTGCCCGTTGCAGCACGATTAAATCGTTGACATCCTCGCCTGAGCGCCCTACCATCACGTATTGACGCAGGCCCTTGAACGGGCCTGTGTCCTTTTTCTCTGCGACAGGCAGTGTCGCCCAGGGGGTCCTTGGATGCCGCGGACGAGCAGTCGAAAGAGCACAGGCCGCGCATCCCGCCCGCCCGCTCGCACCCCGAAGTACGTCTACGCGTTCGCCAACGGCCGGGCCGAGGGCTCGAGCGCCATGCGCGACCTGCTGGGCGGCAAGGGCTGCGAGCTGGCCGAGATGACGAACATGGGCGTGCCGGTGCCACCCGGCTTCACCATCAGCACCGAGGCGTGGGCGGACTACAACGCGGCCGGCAAGAAACATCCTGCCGGGCTGTGGGATCAGGTCATGGTCCACCTGTCCCGCCTGCAGACGGCGGCCGGCAACCGCCTCGGCGACCCCACGCGTCCGCTGCTGGTCTCGGTCCGATCCGGGGCGCGCGTCTCGATGCCCGGGATGATGGATACGGTCCTCAACCTCGGCCTCAACGACCAGACCGTGCTCGGGCTGGCCCAGCGCACCCGGAACGAGCGCTTCGCCTGGGACTGCTACCGGCGCTTCATCACGCTGTTCGGCGACGTGGTCCTGTCCATCGACCGTCGCGCCTTCGACACGCTGCTCGACGCGGCCAAGCAGCGCGCGGGGGCGAAGACCGACGCCGATCTGCCACCCGACGCGCTGAAGAGCCTCGTCGCCGAGTTCAAGAGCGTCGTCCAGCACAAGACCGGGCGCGCCTTCCCACAGGATCCCCTGGAGCAGCTGCGTCTGGCCATCAACGCGGTGTTCGATTCGTGGTGGGCCAAGAAGGCGGTCGACTACCGGCGCATCCACCGGCTGGCGGACGACTGGGGCACCGCGGTGACGGTGATGGCCATGGTCTTCGGCAATCTCGGGCCGACCTCCGGCACCGGGGTGTGCTTCTCGCGCGATCCGTCG of the Candidatus Methylomirabilota bacterium genome contains:
- a CDS encoding FadR/GntR family transcriptional regulator; protein product: MSDPVRGGAVGGPAQARMDLEPVKSTRIYEEIVRQVKQLIGEGRLKSGDRLPPERDLAEKFMVSRTSVREALRALQSRGLIEIRAGEGAFVRDVSVETLIEPLALVILPHREAVGELFEARRLLEPAIAALAARRATREEISEMERILEDQAKEVAGGRTGMLQDTALHAAIANSAHNRAITRIVNALMDLLTQSREESLHTPGRPTRSHEDHRRILAAVQQRDEVAAHRAMLDHLIAVETLVTGAKSDDRDAGAGRRRKARS